In Streptococcus oralis, a single window of DNA contains:
- a CDS encoding glycosyltransferase family 4 protein — MRIGLFTDTYFPQVSGVATSIRTLKTELEKQGHAVFIFTTTDKDVNRYEDWQIIRIPSVPFFAFKDRRFAYRGFTKALEIAKQYQLDIIHTQTEFSLGLLGIWIARELKIPVIHTYHTQYEDYVHYIAKGMLIRPSMVKYLVRGFLHDVDGVICPSEIVRDLLSKYKVKVEKRVIPTGIELAKFERPEIKEENLQELRSKLGIQEGEKMLLSLSRISFEKNIQAVLAAFAQVLKEEDKVKLVVAGDGPYLDSLKEQAGKLNIQKHVIFTGMIAPSETALYYKAADFFISASTSETQGLTYLESLASGTPVIAHGNPYLENLINDKMFGTLYYGERELAGAILEALIATPDMSEQKLADKLYEISAENFGKRVHEFYLDAIISNNFEHELHDGQPVTQRFLKTILYLPQQAVTSPVKESKRILRASRKQLSSIRDYWRDEFK, encoded by the coding sequence ATGCGAATTGGTTTATTTACAGATACCTATTTCCCTCAGGTTTCCGGGGTCGCGACTAGTATTCGGACTTTGAAAACTGAGCTTGAAAAGCAGGGGCATGCAGTTTTTATCTTTACAACGACTGATAAAGACGTAAACCGATACGAGGATTGGCAAATTATTCGCATTCCGAGTGTCCCTTTCTTTGCATTTAAGGATCGACGATTTGCCTACCGAGGTTTTACAAAGGCGCTTGAAATTGCCAAGCAGTATCAACTCGATATTATTCATACCCAGACAGAATTTTCTCTTGGTTTGTTAGGGATTTGGATTGCGAGAGAATTGAAAATTCCAGTTATTCATACCTACCATACCCAGTATGAAGACTATGTGCATTACATTGCTAAGGGCATGCTAATTCGTCCGAGTATGGTAAAATATTTGGTGCGAGGCTTCCTTCATGATGTAGATGGCGTAATTTGCCCTAGTGAGATTGTTCGTGACCTTTTATCGAAATACAAAGTTAAGGTTGAAAAGCGTGTCATCCCAACTGGAATTGAGCTGGCTAAGTTTGAACGACCTGAGATCAAAGAGGAAAACTTGCAAGAACTTCGTTCGAAGTTAGGTATTCAGGAAGGCGAGAAAATGCTACTGAGCCTTTCTCGTATCTCCTTTGAGAAGAATATCCAAGCAGTCTTAGCTGCCTTTGCACAGGTTTTGAAAGAAGAAGACAAGGTGAAGTTAGTTGTTGCTGGAGACGGACCTTATTTGGACAGTCTGAAGGAACAAGCAGGGAAATTAAACATACAAAAACATGTGATTTTTACAGGTATGATTGCTCCAAGTGAGACAGCCTTGTACTATAAAGCAGCTGATTTCTTTATTTCAGCCTCTACGAGTGAAACTCAAGGCTTAACCTATCTAGAAAGTCTAGCCAGTGGAACGCCTGTTATTGCTCATGGCAATCCCTATCTTGAAAATCTGATCAATGATAAAATGTTTGGGACCCTCTACTATGGAGAACGAGAGCTTGCAGGAGCTATCCTTGAAGCTTTGATTGCTACTCCTGATATGTCTGAACAAAAGTTAGCGGATAAGTTGTACGAGATTTCGGCTGAAAATTTTGGGAAACGAGTTCATGAGTTTTACCTTGATGCTATTATCTCAAATAACTTTGAACATGAGTTACATGATGGACAACCTGTCACTCAGCGCTTCTTAAAAACGATTCTCTATCTACCACAACAGGCTGTTACAAGCCCAGTAAAAGAATCCAAGCGTATTTTAAGAGCGTCTCGAAAACAATTGTCTAGCATCAGAGATTATTGGAGAGACGAATTCAAATAA
- a CDS encoding PspC domain-containing protein encodes MKKLMRSGKDQKIGGVCAGVAHYFDIDPTIVRVIWGVLAFCYGAGVLAYLILWAIAPVSTEY; translated from the coding sequence ATGAAAAAATTAATGAGAAGCGGGAAAGATCAAAAAATTGGAGGCGTTTGCGCAGGAGTGGCCCACTATTTTGATATTGATCCGACGATTGTCCGTGTGATTTGGGGAGTTCTAGCCTTTTGTTATGGAGCAGGGGTTCTTGCTTACTTGATTTTGTGGGCAATTGCACCTGTTTCTACAGAATATTAA
- a CDS encoding DUF4044 domain-containing protein, whose amino-acid sequence MAFGDNGKRKKTLFEKVTLVVVLIMLFVTLAGIFATALGAFSRF is encoded by the coding sequence ATGGCTTTTGGAGATAACGGAAAACGTAAAAAAACTTTGTTTGAAAAGGTGACACTTGTTGTCGTGCTCATCATGTTGTTTGTAACCCTTGCTGGTATCTTTGCAACTGCGCTTGGAGCTTTTAGTAGATTCTAA
- the obgE gene encoding GTPase ObgE — MSMFLDTAKIKVKAGNGGDGMVAFRREKYVPNGGPWGGDGGRGGNVVFVVDEGLRTLMDFRYNRHFKADSGEKGMTKGMHGRGAEDLRVRVPQGTTVRDAETGKVITDLIEHGQEFIVAHGGRGGRGNIRFATPKNPAPEISENGEPGQERELQLELKILADVGLVGFPSVGKSTLLSVITSAKPKIGAYHFTTIVPNLGMVRTQSGESFAVADLPGLIEGASQGVGLGTQFLRHIERTRVILHVIDMSASEGRDPYEDYLAINKELESYNLRLMERPQIIVANKMDMLESQENLKTFKEKLAANYDEFEELPAIFPISGLTKQGVATLLDATAELLDKTPEFPIYDESDMEEEAYYGFDEEEKAFEISRDDDATWVLSGEKLMKLFNMTNFDRDESVMKFARQLRGMGVDEALRARGAKDGDLVRIGKFEFEFVD, encoded by the coding sequence ATGAGTATGTTTTTAGATACAGCCAAGATCAAGGTCAAGGCTGGTAATGGTGGCGATGGCATGGTTGCTTTTCGCCGTGAAAAATATGTCCCTAATGGCGGTCCTTGGGGTGGTGATGGTGGACGTGGAGGTAACGTTGTTTTCGTGGTAGACGAAGGCTTGCGTACCTTGATGGATTTCCGCTATAACCGTCATTTCAAGGCTGATTCCGGTGAAAAAGGAATGACCAAAGGAATGCACGGACGTGGTGCAGAAGATCTACGTGTTCGCGTGCCACAGGGGACTACTGTACGTGATGCGGAAACAGGTAAAGTCATTACAGACTTGATTGAGCATGGTCAAGAGTTTATCGTGGCTCATGGCGGTCGAGGTGGTCGTGGAAATATCCGTTTTGCCACGCCAAAAAATCCTGCACCTGAAATCTCTGAGAATGGAGAACCAGGTCAAGAACGTGAGTTGCAACTGGAATTGAAGATTCTAGCGGATGTCGGCTTGGTCGGTTTCCCATCTGTCGGAAAGTCAACTTTGCTTAGTGTCATCACTTCAGCTAAACCTAAAATCGGTGCTTACCACTTTACGACGATTGTCCCTAATCTAGGGATGGTTCGTACGCAGTCAGGTGAATCTTTTGCAGTAGCAGACCTTCCAGGTTTGATTGAAGGGGCCAGTCAAGGTGTTGGTCTTGGAACCCAGTTTCTTCGTCATATCGAACGTACACGAGTTATCCTCCATGTCATCGATATGTCAGCTAGCGAAGGACGTGATCCTTATGAGGATTACCTTGCTATCAATAAGGAATTAGAATCTTACAACCTTCGTCTCATGGAACGTCCGCAGATCATTGTGGCCAACAAGATGGATATGCTTGAAAGTCAGGAAAATCTGAAAACTTTCAAGGAAAAGTTGGCAGCAAACTACGACGAGTTTGAGGAACTTCCAGCCATCTTCCCAATTTCTGGTCTGACCAAGCAAGGGGTGGCGACTCTTTTGGACGCGACAGCCGAGTTGTTAGACAAGACTCCAGAATTCCCGATTTATGATGAATCCGATATGGAAGAAGAGGCTTACTATGGCTTTGACGAGGAAGAAAAAGCCTTTGAGATTAGTCGTGATGATGATGCGACATGGGTACTTTCTGGTGAAAAACTCATGAAACTCTTTAACATGACCAACTTTGACCGTGACGAATCGGTCATGAAGTTTGCCCGTCAGCTTCGTGGTATGGGGGTTGACGAAGCTCTTCGTGCACGTGGTGCCAAAGATGGTGACTTGGTCCGAATTGGTAAATTTGAATTTGAATTTGTAGACTAG
- a CDS encoding arginine repressor, translating to MNKSEHRHQLIRALVSKNKIHTQAELQALLAENDIQVTQATLSRDIKTMNLSKVREEDNSYYVLNTGSISKWEKRLENYMEDALVMLRPVQHQVILKTLPGLAQSFGSVIDSLAFPDIVATLCGDDVCMIICEDATKAQACFESLKKYAPPFFFSE from the coding sequence ATGAACAAATCAGAACACAGACACCAACTTATCCGCGCCCTCGTTTCAAAAAACAAAATCCATACGCAAGCTGAATTACAAGCCTTGTTAGCGGAAAATGATATCCAAGTTACTCAGGCTACCTTATCACGCGATATCAAAACCATGAACCTTTCAAAAGTGCGCGAAGAGGATAATTCTTACTATGTGCTAAATACAGGCTCTATCTCCAAGTGGGAAAAACGTCTTGAAAACTATATGGAAGACGCTCTTGTTATGCTACGTCCTGTGCAACACCAGGTTATTTTGAAAACTTTACCCGGTTTAGCCCAATCATTTGGATCTGTAATTGATTCCTTGGCCTTTCCAGATATCGTTGCAACCCTTTGTGGAGACGATGTCTGCATGATTATCTGTGAAGATGCTACAAAAGCGCAAGCTTGTTTTGAGAGTCTTAAAAAATATGCGCCACCATTTTTCTTTAGTGAATAA
- a CDS encoding Xaa-Pro dipeptidyl-peptidase, with translation MRFNQFSYQPTTSSQRFAELEGLGLKLSPQLSLKRQFEDFIRWSFFTYSNTDYALSTLAADKETDLVTFFQSDRELTAEIFYTVVFQLLGFSYLVDFEDAEQFRKETGFPIVYGDLIENLYQLLNTRTKKGNTLIDQLVSDGLISEDNHYHYFNGKSLATFSTHDVIREVVYVESRVDTDKDGLPDLVKVSVIRPRYDGQIPSVMTASPYHQGTNDKASDKALYKMEGELEVKPPHTIELEEPKLNLVEPHSQAEVVSEAEEKLSHINSSYTLNDYFLPRGFANLYVSGVGTRDSQGLMTNGDYQQIEAYKNVIDWLNGRCHAFTDHTRKRQVKADWSNGKVATTGISYLGTMSNGLATTGVDGLEVIIAEAGISSWYNYYRENGLVTSPGGYPGEDFDSLAELTYSRNLQAGDYIRGNEAHQADLEKVKEKLDRKTGDYNQFWHDRNYLLNAHKVQAEVVFTHGSQDWNVKPLHVYQMFHALPSHINKHLFFHHGAHVYMNNWQSIDFRESMNALLSKKLLGLDSGYQLPTVIWQDNIAPQRWQDLDNFGKQDELHTFSLGTEEKVIQNQYDQKDFDRYGKTYQTFNTELYQGKANQITIDLPVSQDIHLNGRVELKLRVKSSTNKGLLSAQLLELGQKKYLQPYPAVLSARTIDNGRYHMLENLCELPFNPSAQRVITKGYLNLQNRTNLLTIEEIQPNEWMDFKLELQPTIYKLKKGDTLRLVLYTTDFEITIRDNTDYQLTIDLAQSSLILPSQKV, from the coding sequence ATGCGTTTTAATCAATTCAGCTATCAACCAACCACTAGTTCTCAACGATTTGCAGAATTAGAAGGTCTTGGTCTAAAGCTGTCACCCCAACTGTCCTTAAAAAGACAGTTTGAAGACTTCATTCGTTGGAGTTTTTTCACTTATTCTAACACGGATTATGCCTTATCGACTTTGGCTGCGGATAAAGAAACAGATTTAGTAACTTTTTTCCAGTCAGACCGTGAGTTAACTGCGGAGATTTTCTACACAGTAGTTTTTCAACTTTTAGGATTTAGCTATCTTGTTGACTTTGAGGATGCCGAACAGTTTCGTAAAGAAACTGGTTTTCCTATTGTTTATGGGGATCTCATTGAAAATCTTTATCAGTTACTCAATACGCGAACGAAAAAAGGAAATACGCTCATCGATCAGCTTGTTAGTGATGGACTCATTTCAGAAGACAATCACTACCACTACTTTAACGGTAAGAGCTTGGCAACCTTCTCTACTCATGATGTCATTCGTGAAGTCGTGTATGTCGAGAGCCGTGTGGATACTGATAAAGACGGACTCCCTGATTTAGTCAAAGTCAGCGTTATCCGCCCGCGTTATGATGGACAGATTCCTTCAGTCATGACTGCCAGCCCTTATCACCAAGGGACCAACGATAAAGCCAGTGACAAAGCTCTCTACAAAATGGAAGGAGAGCTTGAGGTCAAACCGCCCCACACCATTGAACTTGAGGAACCTAAGCTGAATTTAGTCGAACCTCATAGTCAAGCAGAAGTCGTCTCAGAAGCTGAAGAAAAGCTATCTCATATCAATAGCTCATATACTCTAAATGACTACTTCCTCCCACGTGGATTTGCCAATCTCTATGTATCGGGTGTTGGGACCAGGGATTCCCAAGGGCTCATGACCAATGGGGACTACCAGCAGATTGAGGCCTATAAAAATGTCATTGATTGGCTCAATGGTCGTTGCCATGCTTTCACGGACCACACGCGCAAGCGCCAAGTCAAGGCTGACTGGTCAAACGGCAAAGTCGCAACAACAGGAATTTCCTATCTAGGTACCATGTCCAATGGTCTCGCCACCACTGGTGTTGATGGCTTAGAAGTCATCATCGCGGAAGCAGGTATTTCCTCTTGGTACAACTACTATCGGGAAAATGGTCTAGTGACTAGCCCTGGTGGTTACCCGGGTGAGGATTTTGACTCACTTGCTGAATTGACCTACTCTCGCAACCTCCAAGCTGGTGACTATATCCGTGGCAATGAAGCTCATCAAGCAGACTTAGAAAAGGTTAAAGAGAAACTCGATCGCAAGACTGGTGACTACAATCAGTTTTGGCATGACCGCAACTATCTGCTCAATGCTCACAAGGTTCAAGCTGAGGTCGTTTTTACGCATGGTTCCCAGGATTGGAATGTCAAACCTCTTCATGTTTACCAGATGTTTCATGCCCTTCCTAGCCATATCAATAAGCACCTCTTTTTCCATCATGGTGCCCATGTCTATATGAACAATTGGCAGTCGATCGACTTCCGCGAGTCCATGAATGCCTTGTTAAGTAAGAAATTGTTAGGACTTGACTCAGGCTATCAACTTCCGACTGTCATCTGGCAGGACAATATCGCACCGCAAAGATGGCAAGATCTTGATAACTTTGGCAAGCAGGATGAACTGCATACCTTCTCACTTGGAACTGAAGAAAAAGTGATTCAAAACCAGTATGATCAAAAAGATTTTGATCGTTATGGAAAGACTTACCAGACCTTCAACACTGAACTTTACCAAGGAAAAGCCAATCAGATCACCATTGACCTTCCAGTAAGTCAAGACATTCACTTAAATGGGCGAGTGGAGCTGAAACTTCGTGTCAAATCGAGTACGAACAAGGGCTTATTATCAGCCCAACTGTTAGAACTTGGACAAAAGAAATATCTGCAGCCTTATCCAGCTGTTTTAAGTGCTAGAACCATTGATAATGGCCGTTACCACATGTTAGAAAATCTCTGTGAACTACCATTCAACCCAAGTGCCCAACGTGTCATCACCAAAGGCTACCTTAATCTTCAAAATCGAACCAATCTCTTGACGATTGAAGAAATCCAACCAAATGAATGGATGGACTTCAAGCTAGAGCTTCAACCAACTATCTACAAACTTAAAAAAGGAGATACTCTCCGTTTGGTTCTCTACACCACAGACTTTGAGATTACAATTCGAGATAATACAGACTATCAATTGACTATTGATTTAGCACAGTCTAGTCTTATCCTACCTTCTCAAAAGGTATAA
- a CDS encoding DNA polymerase III subunit alpha: protein MIAQLDTKTVYSFMESVVSIEKYVQMAKEYGYSHLAIMDVDNLYGAYHFLEATRKHGIQPLIGLEMTLLKDEENLSLRFLALSTKGYQELMKLSTLNMTGRKNWSDFTSHLEDVAIIVPYFNGVEQLDLEHDYFIGVSPDTPQEVFTRPILPLYQVNSFEKEDIQVLQILSAVKDNVSLREVDVHSQQGIFLPASDLEARFKNRFPQALANLQGLIENVSYQIDPSLKLPRFNPERPAVEELRERAEQGLSDKELTSAIYHERLNEELAVIHDMGFDDYFLVVWDLLRFGRSQGYYMGMGRGSAVGSLVAYSLDITGIDPVEKNLIFERFLNRERYTMPDIDIDIPDLYRPEFIRYVRDRYGSQHVAQIVTYSTFGAKQAIRDVFKRYGVPEYELTNITKKISFRDTLTTAYEKNLQFRQVINSKMEYQKAFEIARKIEGYPRQTSIHAAGVVMSDQDLTDYIPLKYGEDMLITQYDSHGVEANGLLKMDFLGLRNLTFVQKMQELLAESEGVHLKIEEIDLEDKATLALFATGNTKGIFQFEQPGAIRLLKRVQPQVFEEVVATTSLNRPGASDYIDNFVARKHGKEKVTVLDPALEDILSSTYGIMLYQEQVMQVAQRFGGFSLGKADILRRAMGKKNAKEMHLMKEDFITGAMKLGHTEEKANQVFAVMEKFAGYGFNRSHAYAYSALAFQLAYFKTHYPAVFFQVMLNYSSSEYIVDALQMGFEVAPLAINSIPYHDKITQKTLYLGLKAIKGMPRDLSYWIIENRPFSSVEDFVTRLPKNYKKLSLLTSLVELGLFDEFDKNRQKILVNLPNLFVFVEELGGLFADTNYSWTEADDFTEAEKFYKEQELIGVGISLHPLQTLAKQALYPTTPIANLTEGTQATLLVEVQKIKVIRTKKGESMAFLQVHDSKSRMDVTVFSDQYRKFASILSEGKFYYINGKVQSRDGRLQMIAQDLKEAVAERFWIQVKNHENDKEISNILEQYKGPIPVIIRYEEEQKTVVSTQHFVKKDSALEEKLEGIAMKTIYR from the coding sequence ATGATTGCACAACTCGACACCAAGACTGTTTATAGTTTTATGGAAAGTGTAGTTTCGATTGAAAAATATGTACAAATGGCTAAAGAATACGGCTATTCTCACCTTGCTATCATGGATGTGGATAATCTCTATGGAGCCTATCATTTTCTAGAAGCAACTCGTAAGCATGGCATTCAACCTTTAATTGGTTTAGAAATGACCTTGCTCAAAGATGAGGAGAATCTCTCTCTTCGTTTTCTAGCCCTATCCACTAAAGGTTATCAAGAGTTGATGAAGTTATCCACTTTAAACATGACTGGACGGAAAAATTGGTCTGACTTCACCTCCCACCTCGAAGATGTTGCTATTATTGTTCCCTATTTTAATGGGGTCGAACAGCTGGATTTGGAGCATGATTATTTTATCGGTGTCAGTCCAGATACTCCTCAAGAAGTCTTTACTAGGCCCATTCTTCCACTCTATCAAGTCAATTCTTTTGAAAAAGAAGATATTCAAGTTTTACAAATCTTGTCAGCAGTCAAGGACAATGTCAGTCTGAGAGAAGTGGATGTACATTCACAACAAGGGATTTTTTTACCTGCCTCAGACTTGGAAGCACGGTTTAAAAATCGCTTCCCTCAGGCGCTTGCCAATCTCCAAGGTCTGATAGAGAATGTAAGCTATCAAATCGACCCAAGTTTAAAACTTCCCCGCTTTAATCCTGAAAGACCAGCGGTCGAAGAACTTAGAGAGAGAGCTGAGCAAGGCTTGAGTGACAAGGAGTTAACCTCAGCTATTTATCATGAGCGACTGAATGAGGAATTGGCTGTGATTCATGATATGGGCTTTGACGATTATTTCCTTGTAGTTTGGGATTTGCTCCGTTTTGGACGTTCCCAAGGATATTATATGGGAATGGGGCGTGGTTCTGCGGTTGGTAGTCTGGTGGCTTACTCACTGGATATTACAGGAATTGATCCGGTTGAAAAGAACTTGATTTTCGAACGCTTTTTAAATCGTGAGCGATACACCATGCCTGATATTGATATCGACATCCCTGATCTTTATAGGCCGGAGTTCATTCGCTATGTTCGTGATCGGTATGGTAGTCAACATGTGGCACAGATTGTTACCTATTCGACTTTTGGAGCAAAACAGGCAATTCGTGATGTTTTCAAACGTTATGGTGTCCCTGAGTACGAATTAACCAATATTACGAAAAAAATCAGTTTTCGAGATACGCTAACGACAGCCTATGAAAAGAATTTACAGTTTAGGCAGGTCATCAATAGCAAAATGGAATATCAAAAAGCTTTTGAGATTGCTCGAAAGATTGAAGGTTATCCTCGTCAGACCTCTATCCATGCGGCAGGAGTTGTTATGAGTGACCAAGACCTGACAGACTATATTCCACTTAAATACGGTGAGGATATGCTGATCACCCAGTATGATTCACATGGTGTTGAAGCCAATGGACTTCTAAAAATGGATTTCCTAGGTCTTCGTAACTTAACTTTTGTCCAAAAAATGCAGGAATTATTGGCTGAGTCAGAAGGTGTTCATCTGAAAATCGAAGAGATTGACTTGGAAGACAAGGCAACTCTGGCCCTCTTTGCTACTGGAAATACCAAGGGGATTTTCCAATTTGAACAACCTGGCGCCATTCGACTCTTGAAACGAGTTCAGCCGCAAGTCTTTGAAGAGGTAGTAGCCACAACCTCACTCAACAGACCAGGTGCTAGTGATTATATTGATAACTTTGTCGCTCGTAAGCACGGGAAAGAAAAGGTGACGGTGTTAGACCCTGCCTTGGAGGACATTCTGTCATCAACCTACGGTATTATGCTCTATCAAGAGCAAGTCATGCAGGTAGCTCAACGCTTTGGAGGATTCAGTCTTGGTAAAGCCGACATTCTCAGACGTGCCATGGGTAAGAAAAATGCCAAAGAGATGCATCTGATGAAGGAAGATTTTATCACAGGAGCTATGAAACTTGGGCATACAGAAGAAAAGGCCAACCAAGTTTTTGCAGTGATGGAAAAGTTTGCCGGCTACGGATTTAACCGATCCCACGCTTATGCTTACTCAGCCCTGGCTTTCCAGCTCGCTTATTTCAAGACACATTATCCTGCTGTTTTCTTTCAAGTCATGTTGAACTATTCTAGCAGTGAATACATTGTAGATGCATTGCAGATGGGCTTTGAAGTAGCTCCCTTAGCAATAAACAGCATTCCCTATCATGATAAAATTACCCAGAAGACACTCTATCTTGGTTTGAAAGCCATTAAAGGTATGCCAAGAGATTTGTCTTACTGGATTATTGAAAACCGTCCTTTTTCAAGTGTTGAAGATTTTGTCACACGTCTTCCCAAGAATTACAAGAAACTGTCGCTTTTGACTTCTTTGGTTGAACTAGGGCTTTTTGATGAATTTGATAAGAACCGTCAGAAAATCTTAGTCAACCTACCAAACTTATTTGTTTTTGTTGAGGAATTAGGTGGACTTTTTGCAGATACAAATTATAGTTGGACTGAAGCTGATGATTTTACGGAAGCAGAGAAATTTTACAAAGAGCAGGAACTGATTGGGGTAGGTATCAGTCTCCATCCTCTCCAAACTCTTGCCAAACAAGCCCTATATCCGACGACGCCAATCGCTAATCTAACCGAGGGAACTCAAGCCACTCTCTTAGTTGAAGTGCAAAAGATTAAAGTGATTCGAACCAAGAAAGGCGAGAGTATGGCTTTTCTACAGGTTCATGATAGTAAGTCTCGGATGGATGTAACTGTATTTTCAGACCAGTATCGAAAATTCGCTTCCATCTTATCTGAGGGTAAATTCTACTACATCAATGGCAAAGTTCAATCCCGAGATGGTCGTCTGCAAATGATTGCACAAGATTTGAAAGAAGCAGTGGCGGAACGATTCTGGATTCAAGTTAAAAATCATGAAAATGATAAAGAGATTTCAAATATTCTAGAACAATACAAAGGCCCAATCCCTGTCATTATCAGGTATGAAGAGGAACAAAAAACGGTTGTTTCTACTCAACATTTTGTAAAAAAAGATTCTGCTCTAGAGGAAAAATTAGAGGGAATTGCTATGAAAACGATTTATCGCTAA
- the pfkA gene encoding 6-phosphofructokinase, which yields MKRIAVLTSGGDAPGMNAAIRAVVRQAISEGMEVFGIYDGYAGMVAGEIYPLDAASVGDIISRGGTFLHSARYPEFAQLEGQLKGIEQLKKHGIEGVVVIGGDGSYHGAMRLTEHGFPAIGLPGTIDNDIVGTDFTIGFDTAVTTAMDAIDKIRDTSSSHRRTFVVEVMGRNAGDIALWAGIATGADEIIIPEEGFKMEDIVASIKAGYEHGKKHNIIVLAEGVMSAAEFGQKLKEAGDTSDLRVTELGHIQRGGSPTARDRVLASRMGAHAVKLLKQGIGGVAVGIRNEKMVENPILGTAEEGALFSLTAEGKIIVNNPHKADLELSALNKSLS from the coding sequence ATGAAACGTATTGCTGTTTTAACCAGTGGTGGAGACGCCCCTGGTATGAATGCTGCCATCCGTGCGGTAGTTCGCCAAGCAATCTCAGAAGGAATGGAAGTTTTTGGTATCTATGATGGATACGCAGGTATGGTTGCCGGTGAAATTTATCCACTTGATGCTGCTTCAGTAGGAGACATCATTTCACGTGGTGGTACTTTCCTTCACTCTGCTCGTTACCCTGAGTTTGCACAACTTGAAGGCCAACTTAAAGGGATTGAGCAGTTGAAAAAACACGGTATCGAAGGAGTCGTAGTTATCGGTGGAGACGGTTCTTATCACGGAGCTATGCGCTTGACGGAGCATGGATTCCCTGCTATTGGGCTTCCAGGTACAATCGATAACGATATCGTAGGTACTGATTTCACAATTGGATTTGATACTGCAGTTACGACTGCAATGGATGCGATTGATAAGATTCGTGATACATCATCAAGTCACCGTCGTACTTTCGTTGTTGAAGTAATGGGACGTAACGCTGGTGATATCGCTCTTTGGGCTGGTATCGCAACTGGTGCTGATGAAATTATCATCCCTGAGGAAGGCTTCAAGATGGAAGATATCGTAGCTAGTATCAAAGCTGGTTATGAGCACGGTAAAAAACACAACATTATCGTTTTGGCAGAAGGTGTTATGTCAGCAGCTGAATTTGGTCAAAAACTAAAAGAAGCAGGAGACACTAGTGACCTTCGTGTAACAGAACTTGGTCACATCCAACGTGGTGGATCACCAACTGCGCGTGACCGTGTATTGGCATCACGTATGGGGGCACACGCTGTTAAACTCCTTAAACAAGGAATCGGTGGTGTCGCTGTTGGTATCCGTAACGAAAAAATGGTTGAGAATCCAATCCTTGGTACAGCAGAAGAAGGAGCTTTGTTTAGCTTAACTGCAGAAGGTAAGATTATTGTTAACAACCCTCATAAAGCTGATCTTGAACTTTCTGCTTTGAACAAGAGCTTGTCCTAA